The following proteins come from a genomic window of Symbiobacterium terraclitae:
- a CDS encoding MSCRAMM family protein, which yields MKRRVMRQLRSALATLLSLAGLVVAAIPAFAQEPEEQAAWVLAMEHENLEWEREGGPLCRDTRYSVTIEASEKDRLYRMPVECPDLQTLAPGDSGHVGTYTVRYDGPGTLRLQFKAEVQGVLFSGDHPIELTIADNRGNTYPSDGKYRNVPSPGPDSPLVFTVSYSWDRAAGNAYQGHEGKVFLTLLAKGTGQSGGGGGGGGGGGGGGGDTPPVQPPTTETETPTPVTTGRVVVRVLGDPWGDGDLIPLPGAAVTLASFAAETDDSGQAVFEGLPFGSYTAMATAANPFSGTSPLTGTGSATITAEEPEGFITIVLTWPPVPRTPPGEPAEPPAEELTGSLTVRVLDASPRNAGGPKPIVGAVVQVADRAGYTNADGELRLERLPLGTYTAYAEAADPARPDGPRRSGTAVATLTAEQPDQTVTIALSWSDISEVEFAPGGIAGRVCAPRQGGARIWATNEAGETVATVVAATGRLGVWLDYTLNDLTPGVWTLSLQNPGDREVSQRVVVLPGQVTTAPDFTLACTGDGPVAPPNFGYYVAGGVLLLAGWQLRRMGRRLQG from the coding sequence ATGAAGCGCCGCGTGATGCGCCAGCTGCGGTCGGCGCTGGCCACGCTGCTCTCCCTGGCGGGACTGGTTGTGGCCGCCATCCCGGCTTTCGCGCAGGAGCCGGAGGAGCAGGCCGCGTGGGTCCTGGCCATGGAGCACGAAAACCTCGAATGGGAAAGGGAAGGGGGACCGCTCTGCCGGGATACCCGGTACAGCGTGACCATCGAGGCCTCGGAGAAGGACAGGCTGTACCGGATGCCGGTGGAGTGCCCTGACCTGCAGACGCTGGCCCCCGGGGACTCCGGCCACGTGGGTACCTACACGGTGAGGTACGACGGACCGGGGACGCTCCGGCTGCAGTTCAAGGCCGAGGTGCAGGGCGTCCTGTTCTCGGGGGATCACCCCATCGAGCTGACGATCGCGGACAACAGAGGGAACACCTACCCCTCCGACGGGAAGTACCGCAACGTGCCCAGCCCGGGCCCCGACAGCCCGCTGGTCTTCACGGTCAGCTACTCCTGGGACCGCGCGGCGGGTAACGCATATCAGGGGCACGAGGGCAAGGTCTTCCTCACCCTCCTCGCCAAGGGCACCGGCCAGTCCGGCGGTGGCGGTGGCGGCGGAGGCGGCGGTGGCGGAGGCGGTGGAGACACCCCGCCTGTTCAGCCGCCCACCACCGAAACGGAGACGCCCACCCCCGTCACCACCGGCCGGGTGGTCGTCCGGGTGCTGGGTGACCCGTGGGGCGACGGCGATCTGATCCCGCTTCCCGGCGCCGCCGTGACCCTGGCATCCTTTGCGGCCGAGACGGACGACAGCGGGCAGGCGGTGTTCGAGGGCCTCCCGTTCGGCTCCTACACGGCCATGGCGACCGCCGCCAACCCGTTCAGCGGCACGTCACCGCTCACGGGAACGGGTTCGGCGACGATTACCGCAGAGGAACCCGAGGGGTTCATCACCATCGTGCTCACCTGGCCGCCGGTCCCGCGCACCCCGCCCGGCGAGCCTGCAGAACCGCCTGCGGAGGAGCTGACCGGCTCCCTCACCGTGCGGGTGCTTGACGCCAGCCCGCGCAACGCCGGCGGGCCGAAGCCCATCGTCGGAGCCGTCGTGCAGGTGGCGGACCGCGCCGGGTACACCAACGCGGACGGCGAACTGCGGCTCGAGAGACTGCCGCTCGGCACGTACACCGCCTACGCCGAGGCTGCCGACCCAGCCCGTCCGGACGGCCCGCGCCGCAGCGGCACGGCCGTGGCGACGCTCACGGCCGAGCAGCCGGATCAGACGGTCACCATCGCGCTCTCCTGGTCGGACATCAGCGAGGTCGAGTTCGCGCCCGGCGGAATCGCCGGCCGCGTGTGTGCGCCCCGGCAGGGCGGCGCCCGCATCTGGGCGACGAATGAGGCCGGCGAGACCGTCGCGACGGTGGTCGCAGCCACGGGACGGCTGGGCGTGTGGCTGGACTACACCCTGAACGACCTGACCCCCGGCGTCTGGACGCTGTCGCTCCAGAACCCGGGCGACCGGGAGGTCTCGCAGCGGGTCGTCGTGCTCCCCGGGCAGGTCACCACCGCGCCGGACTTCACGCTGGCGTGCACGGGCGACGGGCCGGTGGCGCCGCCCAACTTCGGCTACTACGTCGCGGGTGGCGTTCTGCTGCTCGCCGGCTGGCAGCTGCGGCGGATGGGCAGAAGGCTGCAGGGATGA
- a CDS encoding transglutaminase-like domain-containing protein: protein MHALRPVRVLAAAVLLLSASTVGLAGSAPRTVEVRTRITIENPTAEPVTNLVLTLPAAAADAGGQRLRGAPQRSVPTGVRMRSARGATTFEVPQVAPGGALVIEEVLVVELSAAQGSGVATRAAVGPVHERYLAAEPGVESDHPGISALARGAVAGAAGVDQQVEALLHAVVTHLDYGRTGAAEGALAGFEKGVGSCGTYASLFVAMARAVGIPARLVYGWADSGGLAGPLGPENRHAWAEYYHPDRGWVPVDPTFAERQRDLLFFDPAAHIAQGYEDVSHQASFGGRGLVTIRVEREVAAR, encoded by the coding sequence ATGCATGCCCTACGACCGGTGCGCGTGCTCGCGGCCGCCGTGCTGCTGCTCAGCGCATCCACCGTCGGCCTCGCAGGGTCCGCCCCGCGGACCGTGGAGGTGCGCACCCGGATCACGATCGAGAACCCGACCGCCGAACCGGTGACGAACCTGGTCCTCACGCTCCCCGCCGCCGCGGCCGACGCCGGCGGCCAGCGCCTGCGGGGGGCGCCGCAGCGCTCCGTCCCCACGGGCGTGCGGATGCGGTCGGCCCGCGGGGCCACCACCTTCGAGGTGCCCCAGGTGGCGCCGGGAGGGGCGCTCGTCATCGAGGAGGTCCTCGTCGTCGAGTTGAGTGCGGCGCAGGGATCCGGTGTTGCCACCCGGGCCGCCGTCGGTCCGGTGCACGAGAGGTACCTCGCCGCCGAACCCGGCGTTGAGTCAGATCACCCCGGCATCTCTGCGCTTGCCCGCGGCGCCGTCGCCGGCGCAGCAGGGGTCGACCAGCAGGTGGAGGCGCTTCTGCATGCCGTCGTCACGCACCTCGATTACGGCCGGACCGGCGCCGCCGAAGGCGCCCTGGCCGGGTTCGAGAAGGGCGTTGGCTCCTGCGGCACGTACGCAAGCCTCTTCGTCGCCATGGCCCGTGCGGTGGGGATCCCGGCCCGGCTGGTCTACGGATGGGCCGACAGCGGCGGGCTTGCGGGGCCGCTGGGCCCGGAGAACCGCCACGCGTGGGCGGAGTACTACCATCCCGACCGCGGCTGGGTTCCGGTTGATCCCACCTTTGCGGAGCGCCAGCGGGACCTGCTCTTCTTCGACCCGGCGGCGCACATCGCGCAGGGGTACGAGGACGTCTCCCACCAGGCCAGCTTTGGCGGACGTGGGCTGGTGACCATCCGCGTGGAGCGGGAGGTTGCGGCACGCTAG
- a CDS encoding sortase — protein sequence MKDQLPPARGRLAARLGALLLLAGAVLVAVPAIRWAREELADRRQMAQVPTPSPVMLQSPGDLGRTGGSDGPGLDAGTGGPGSGEGSSVPDGGGSGEGGAAALYQISIPRLKVSYPVGEGVDNDVLDRGPGHYPQTVLPGEVGNAALAGHRTIRGRPAFFYRLNELEPGDLVHVHYTDRSLTFVVERVFLTDPYDLSVIAATDYPALTLTTCDPPGSDEMRLIVQARLQSNGPTPQTGRGLPAGRALGAGPTG from the coding sequence ATGAAGGACCAGCTCCCACCCGCCCGCGGGCGCCTCGCTGCGCGGCTCGGCGCCCTTCTCCTGCTCGCCGGGGCCGTGCTGGTCGCCGTGCCGGCCATCCGGTGGGCCCGTGAGGAACTCGCGGACCGCCGCCAGATGGCGCAGGTGCCGACGCCGTCTCCGGTGATGCTGCAGAGCCCCGGCGACCTCGGTCGCACCGGCGGTTCCGACGGCCCCGGCCTCGACGCCGGTACCGGTGGCCCCGGCAGCGGCGAGGGCTCAAGTGTCCCGGACGGGGGCGGCTCCGGCGAAGGGGGCGCTGCGGCGCTGTACCAGATCAGCATCCCGCGCCTGAAGGTCTCGTACCCGGTGGGCGAGGGGGTCGACAACGACGTGCTTGACCGGGGCCCGGGCCACTACCCGCAGACCGTCCTGCCGGGCGAGGTGGGGAACGCAGCGCTGGCCGGCCACCGCACGATCCGCGGCCGCCCCGCCTTCTTCTACCGGCTGAACGAGCTGGAGCCCGGCGACCTCGTGCACGTCCACTACACCGACCGCAGCCTCACCTTCGTGGTCGAGCGGGTCTTCCTCACCGACCCTTACGACCTCTCCGTCATCGCCGCCACCGACTACCCGGCGCTGACGCTCACCACCTGCGACCCGCCGGGTAGCGACGAGATGCGGCTGATCGTCCAGGCCCGCCTCCAGTCCAACGGGCCAACCCCGCAGACGGGCCGGGGCCTGCCCGCCGGCCGCGCACTCGGCGCGGGACCGACTGGCTAG
- a CDS encoding phenylacetate--CoA ligase family protein, translating into MSRVEAGGGPGGLSRWVPPGAEPRLRAVVARAREQSPFWRERLAAAGVDPGLADGVESLAVLPVLRKESLGRVQAAAPPFGGLLAEPVERLARIFVSPGDIYDPQGAAADFWRFSRALEAAGFRAGDRVINCFSYHLTPAGFMFDSAARALGCVVVPAGVGQQELQVRVTAAVGATGYVGLPSYLLALLRRAADMGLSLPLRRAVVTGEPLPPALREEIASYGVAVYQAYGTADVGLIGHECGQGPGLHLNAGVIVEICDPDGRAVPMGEAGEVVVTLLDETYPLLRFGTGDLSALSGEPCPCGGPSLRLRGWLGRVGDVAKVRGIFLYPRQLEEAMATLAGVERWRAVVERDAHHRDILRIEVAGPADPLAVRQAVQAAVRLNPEVASVPADAIPADGPRFEDRRRWD; encoded by the coding sequence ATGAGCAGAGTGGAAGCAGGGGGCGGGCCCGGCGGCCTGAGCCGCTGGGTTCCGCCCGGCGCGGAACCCCGGCTGCGGGCGGTGGTCGCCCGGGCCCGGGAGCAGAGTCCCTTCTGGCGGGAGCGGCTGGCGGCCGCGGGGGTCGATCCTGGCCTCGCGGACGGGGTGGAGTCGCTGGCGGTCCTGCCGGTGCTGCGGAAGGAGTCGCTGGGCCGGGTACAGGCGGCAGCCCCGCCCTTCGGCGGGCTGCTGGCCGAACCGGTGGAGCGGCTGGCCCGCATCTTCGTCAGCCCTGGCGACATCTACGACCCGCAGGGCGCGGCGGCCGACTTCTGGCGCTTCAGCCGGGCGCTTGAGGCCGCCGGGTTCCGGGCGGGCGACCGGGTGATCAACTGCTTCAGCTACCACCTGACGCCGGCCGGCTTCATGTTCGACTCGGCCGCCCGCGCCCTGGGCTGCGTGGTGGTCCCCGCGGGCGTCGGCCAGCAGGAGCTTCAGGTGCGGGTGACGGCCGCGGTGGGGGCCACCGGCTACGTCGGGCTCCCCTCCTACCTGCTCGCCCTGCTGCGGCGGGCGGCGGACATGGGCCTTTCCCTGCCGCTCCGCCGGGCGGTGGTGACGGGCGAACCCCTGCCGCCGGCCCTGCGGGAGGAGATCGCCTCCTACGGCGTGGCGGTGTACCAGGCCTACGGCACCGCCGACGTGGGGCTGATCGGCCACGAGTGCGGGCAGGGTCCGGGCCTGCACCTGAACGCCGGGGTGATCGTGGAGATCTGCGACCCCGACGGCCGGGCGGTGCCCATGGGCGAGGCGGGGGAGGTGGTGGTCACGCTGCTGGACGAGACCTACCCCCTGCTGCGCTTCGGCACGGGCGACCTGAGCGCCCTGTCCGGGGAGCCCTGCCCCTGCGGCGGGCCGTCGCTCCGGCTCCGGGGCTGGCTGGGCCGGGTCGGCGATGTGGCCAAGGTCCGGGGGATCTTCCTCTACCCGCGGCAGCTGGAGGAGGCCATGGCCACCCTGGCCGGCGTGGAGCGGTGGCGGGCGGTCGTGGAGCGCGACGCGCACCACCGGGACATTCTCCGCATCGAGGTGGCTGGGCCGGCCGACCCGCTGGCGGTGCGCCAGGCGGTGCAGGCGGCGGTCCGGCTGAACCCCGAGGTGGCGTCGGTGCCGGCCGATGCCATTCCGGCGGACGGCCCCCGGTTCGAGGACCGGCGGAGGTGGGATTGA
- a CDS encoding ABC transporter ATP-binding protein has protein sequence MLILNNVEVMYERVILVLKGMSLKVPEGQVVALLGANGAGKTTTLKAISGLLKSENGEVTDGTIEFMGEKINNKEAAEIVRKGIFQVMEGRHVFGHLTVEENLLAGSYTRTDRSNVRRDLEMVYHYFPKLVSRRRSKAGYLSGGEQQMVAIGRALMARPKLVLLDEPSLGLAPRLVREIFDIIKRLNEEMKTTFLVVEQNAMVALSIAHFGYIMENGRIVLEGPVETLMNNEDVKEFYLGLSDVGRKSYREAKAYKRRKRWLA, from the coding sequence GTGCTCATCCTGAACAACGTGGAAGTGATGTACGAGCGCGTGATCCTGGTCCTGAAGGGCATGTCGCTGAAGGTGCCGGAGGGGCAGGTCGTCGCGCTGCTGGGGGCCAACGGCGCCGGCAAGACGACCACCCTGAAGGCGATCTCCGGGCTGCTGAAGTCGGAGAACGGCGAGGTGACCGACGGCACGATCGAGTTCATGGGGGAGAAGATCAACAACAAGGAGGCCGCCGAGATCGTGCGGAAGGGCATCTTCCAGGTGATGGAGGGCCGCCACGTCTTCGGCCACCTCACCGTGGAGGAGAACCTGCTGGCGGGCAGCTACACCCGCACCGACCGGTCCAACGTGCGGCGCGACCTGGAGATGGTCTACCACTACTTCCCCAAGCTGGTGAGCCGGCGCCGGTCCAAGGCGGGCTACCTCTCGGGCGGCGAGCAGCAGATGGTCGCCATCGGGCGGGCCCTGATGGCCAGGCCGAAGCTGGTGCTGCTCGACGAGCCGTCGCTGGGACTCGCCCCCCGCCTGGTGCGGGAGATCTTCGACATCATCAAGCGGCTCAACGAGGAGATGAAGACCACCTTCCTGGTGGTGGAGCAGAACGCCATGGTGGCGCTCTCCATCGCCCACTTCGGCTACATCATGGAGAACGGACGCATCGTCCTGGAAGGGCCCGTGGAGACGCTGATGAACAATGAAGACGTGAAGGAGTTTTACCTCGGCCTGAGCGACGTGGGGCGGAAGAGCTATCGGGAGGCCAAGGCCTACAAGCGCAGGAAACGGTGGTTGGCATGA
- a CDS encoding ABC transporter substrate-binding protein codes for MRKRKGFLALVGAFLILSLLAGCGGSRGSGTGDGGGSAAGGGSGASAAKEPIKVGGIFDITGATGDVGAPHAEGARAWFDYLNNELGGIDGRKVELIWGDYAYQVPKAVELYKKYVKEDKVVAVLGWGTGDTEAMKEMIAQDKVPYLSGSYAETLVDPSVTPYNFIVSSTYSQQARVLLDWIKEQKADAKVGMIFHDSPFGRAPLEDAKAYAAQIGLTWVGDAALPGAAADAVTQVLDLNNKGVEFIMIQNVVKGTAQVLKAVQQQGLSGKIRVVGMTYSVDETLLAAAGDAAEGFVGTPAFVFPYDEGPGIDEAVAYAEKIGKKREELTQKWLQGWVFGRILTEGLRRAGDNVTGESLKAAFETFQDVDLGGIGAPLTFTPTDHGGTDKARIYQVKNGRFEAITDFVEPKGK; via the coding sequence ATGCGCAAGCGGAAGGGGTTCCTGGCACTCGTGGGGGCGTTCCTGATCCTGTCCCTGCTGGCGGGCTGCGGCGGCAGCCGAGGCAGCGGGACCGGTGACGGCGGCGGCAGCGCGGCCGGCGGCGGCTCCGGCGCGTCGGCTGCGAAGGAGCCGATCAAGGTGGGCGGCATCTTCGACATCACCGGCGCGACGGGCGATGTGGGGGCGCCCCACGCCGAGGGCGCCCGGGCCTGGTTCGACTACCTCAACAACGAGCTGGGCGGCATCGACGGCCGCAAGGTGGAGCTGATCTGGGGCGACTACGCCTACCAGGTGCCCAAGGCCGTCGAGCTCTACAAGAAGTACGTCAAGGAGGACAAGGTGGTGGCCGTCCTCGGCTGGGGCACGGGCGACACCGAGGCGATGAAGGAGATGATCGCCCAGGACAAGGTCCCGTACCTCTCGGGCTCCTACGCCGAGACGCTGGTGGACCCGTCGGTCACCCCGTACAACTTCATCGTCTCCTCCACCTACTCGCAGCAGGCCCGGGTGCTGCTGGACTGGATCAAGGAGCAGAAGGCCGACGCCAAGGTGGGCATGATCTTCCACGACTCCCCCTTCGGCCGGGCCCCGCTGGAGGACGCCAAGGCCTATGCGGCCCAGATCGGCCTGACCTGGGTGGGTGACGCCGCCCTGCCCGGTGCCGCGGCGGACGCCGTGACCCAGGTGCTGGACCTGAACAACAAGGGCGTCGAGTTCATCATGATCCAGAACGTGGTGAAGGGCACCGCCCAGGTGCTGAAGGCCGTGCAGCAGCAGGGGCTGAGCGGCAAGATCCGGGTGGTGGGCATGACCTACTCCGTGGACGAGACGCTCCTCGCCGCTGCGGGCGACGCGGCCGAGGGCTTCGTGGGCACGCCGGCCTTCGTCTTCCCGTACGACGAGGGCCCGGGCATCGACGAGGCGGTGGCCTACGCCGAGAAGATCGGCAAGAAGCGCGAGGAGCTCACCCAGAAGTGGCTGCAGGGCTGGGTCTTCGGCCGCATCCTCACCGAGGGCCTGCGCCGGGCCGGCGACAACGTGACGGGCGAGTCGCTGAAGGCGGCGTTTGAGACCTTCCAGGACGTGGACCTGGGCGGCATCGGCGCCCCGCTCACCTTCACGCCCACCGACCACGGCGGCACGGACAAGGCCCGCATCTACCAGGTGAAGAACGGCCGCTTCGAGGCCATCACCGACTTCGTGGAGCCGAAGGGGAAGTAG
- a CDS encoding branched-chain amino acid ABC transporter permease produces the protein MLRLLRYPFALECGVYLTTYEQDHALHPTPLSAARGWVLVALLYLIPALLSDYHLSILNMVAIYTIAALGLNLLTGVTGQISVGHGAFTGMGAFTVGYLMKHGLSFWLALPLAGLAAAAVGAFFGLPSARLKGLYLAIASLAAQVILSFFFTRAEWFTGGIYSMSVKRPTFFGQVIDGERGYFYLGLTVALLLGVFAQNLLRTRMGRAFMAVRDRDLAAEVMGVDLFRTKVTAFALSAFYAGIAGAIWAPYVMIISPEQFEMHLSIELLAMIIIGGMGSVMGSVYGAAFMTVLPIVVRELSMALGPIFPSIGTKVLLFRDAAFGAAIVLFLVFEPEGLAKLWRNIKDYFRLWPFGY, from the coding sequence GTGCTGCGACTTCTGCGCTACCCCTTCGCCCTGGAGTGCGGGGTCTACCTCACCACCTACGAGCAGGACCACGCTCTGCACCCCACGCCGCTCTCCGCCGCGCGGGGCTGGGTGCTGGTCGCCCTGCTCTACCTGATCCCCGCCCTGCTCTCGGACTACCACCTGTCGATCCTCAACATGGTGGCGATCTACACCATCGCCGCGCTGGGGCTCAACCTGCTCACCGGCGTGACGGGGCAGATCTCGGTGGGCCACGGCGCCTTCACCGGGATGGGCGCCTTCACCGTGGGCTACCTGATGAAGCACGGCCTCTCCTTCTGGCTGGCCCTGCCGCTGGCCGGGCTGGCCGCGGCGGCCGTCGGCGCCTTCTTTGGCCTGCCCTCGGCCCGCCTGAAGGGGCTCTACCTGGCCATCGCCTCGCTGGCGGCGCAGGTGATCCTCTCGTTCTTCTTCACCCGGGCGGAGTGGTTCACGGGCGGCATCTACTCGATGTCGGTGAAGCGGCCCACGTTTTTCGGCCAGGTGATCGACGGCGAGCGCGGGTACTTCTACCTCGGCCTGACGGTGGCGCTGCTGCTGGGCGTCTTCGCCCAGAACCTGCTGCGCACCCGGATGGGCCGGGCGTTCATGGCGGTGCGCGACCGCGACCTGGCCGCCGAGGTGATGGGGGTGGACCTCTTCCGGACCAAGGTGACCGCCTTCGCCCTCTCGGCCTTCTACGCGGGCATCGCCGGCGCCATCTGGGCGCCCTACGTGATGATCATCTCGCCGGAGCAGTTCGAGATGCACCTCTCCATCGAACTGCTGGCGATGATCATCATCGGCGGCATGGGGTCGGTGATGGGGTCCGTCTACGGCGCGGCGTTCATGACCGTGCTGCCCATCGTGGTGCGCGAGCTGTCGATGGCCCTGGGGCCGATCTTCCCGTCCATCGGGACGAAGGTCCTGCTGTTCCGGGATGCGGCGTTCGGCGCCGCGATCGTGCTCTTCCTGGTCTTCGAGCCCGAGGGTCTCGCGAAGCTGTGGCGGAACATCAAGGATTACTTCCGCCTCTGGCCCTTTGGCTATTAG
- a CDS encoding branched-chain amino acid ABC transporter permease: MNDGLGFFLNLLVNGIVVGALYALVALGFVLIYKASGVINLAQGELVLLGAYIGLTFTTSMQVPFVLALLLTIVVSALVGVVIERTVLRPFIGEPPISIIMVTLGLSFLIKALIHLIWGTDMRSFHGLFRSEPVILGPVAISEVFLWGLVAALILLVLLTAFFKYSLLGIAMRATSDDEQAALSMGISVKRILAATWAVAAMVAAVGGIFLGNIAGVNPLLTSYGLKVLPVAILGGLDSIPGAILGGFIIGILEALTGGYLDQYMTGIKEVVPFAFMILILLIRPYGLFGKEIIERV, from the coding sequence ATGAACGACGGCCTCGGGTTCTTCCTGAACCTGCTGGTCAACGGCATCGTGGTCGGCGCCCTCTACGCCCTGGTGGCGCTGGGCTTCGTGCTGATCTACAAGGCCAGCGGGGTGATCAACCTGGCGCAGGGCGAGCTGGTGCTGCTGGGGGCCTACATCGGCCTCACGTTCACGACCAGCATGCAGGTGCCTTTCGTCCTGGCGCTGCTGCTCACCATCGTGGTGAGCGCCCTGGTGGGCGTGGTCATCGAGCGCACGGTGCTCCGCCCCTTCATCGGCGAGCCGCCTATCTCCATCATCATGGTGACCCTCGGGCTCTCCTTCCTCATCAAGGCCCTCATCCACCTGATCTGGGGCACCGACATGCGCTCGTTCCACGGGCTCTTCCGCAGCGAGCCCGTCATCCTCGGGCCGGTGGCCATCTCCGAGGTCTTCCTCTGGGGTCTGGTGGCGGCGCTGATCCTGCTGGTGCTGCTCACCGCTTTCTTCAAGTACTCGCTGCTGGGCATCGCCATGCGGGCCACCTCGGACGACGAGCAGGCGGCGCTCTCGATGGGCATCTCCGTGAAGCGGATCCTGGCGGCCACCTGGGCGGTGGCGGCGATGGTGGCGGCAGTGGGCGGCATCTTCCTCGGCAACATCGCCGGCGTCAACCCGCTGCTCACCTCCTACGGCCTGAAGGTGCTGCCGGTGGCGATCCTCGGCGGGCTCGACTCGATCCCGGGCGCCATCCTCGGCGGCTTCATCATCGGCATCCTCGAGGCGCTGACGGGCGGCTACCTGGACCAGTACATGACCGGCATCAAGGAAGTGGTGCCCTTCGCGTTCATGATCCTCATCCTGCTGATCCGGCCCTACGGCCTGTTCGGCAAGGAAATCATCGAAAGGGTGTAG
- a CDS encoding AMP-binding protein, with the protein MSAERLDTLPKRLQAMARKYGHSRIALREKEYGIWQQYTWQDYLDRVRDFCLGLVSLGFQRGEKVAIVGDNRPEWVIAELAAQSAGGQSVGIYQDSLAKEMAYVIDHADATFLVVEDQEQVDKILEVRDQIPKVRRLIYYDPKGLRTYTDPWLLYFPDVLEMGREYGRKHPGLFEEMVAAGSGEDTAILCYTSGTTGHPKGAMLSHRNLLAMGDTIQTVDPLTPEDDFLSFLPLAWIGEQMTALAMHLSIGFTVNFPEEPDTVQENLREIGPHVMFSPPRIWEDMVTRVQVKIQDAGWLKRKLWEFFQPVGLRVADLRFARKPVPLKDRLLYALGEFLMFSAIKDHLGLSRLRRAYTGGAALGPDVFRFYHALGVNLKQIYGQTEIVGIAVLHRDDAIRFHTVGTPLPGGEMAISPEGEILLRSPAVFQGYYKMPEESARALAGGWLHTGDAGYIEEESGQLVVIDRLKDVMRLSTGEIFSPNFIENKLKFSPYIKEAVTVGDGRSYVVAMINIDLQSVGHWAESRAIPYTTYQDLSQKGPVLDLIAGEIARVNADLPEAARIRSFVILHKELDADDEELTRTRKLRRAFVYAKYDPVIQGLYSRAKEIPVQSKVRYRDGREAVIETVLQVREILPVPEESGQRAAGGGGAV; encoded by the coding sequence GTGAGCGCAGAGCGGCTGGATACCTTGCCGAAGCGGCTGCAGGCCATGGCCAGGAAGTACGGCCACAGCCGCATCGCCCTCAGGGAGAAGGAGTATGGCATCTGGCAGCAATACACCTGGCAGGACTACCTCGACCGGGTGCGCGACTTCTGCCTGGGCCTCGTCTCCCTGGGCTTTCAGCGGGGCGAGAAGGTCGCCATCGTGGGCGACAACCGGCCCGAGTGGGTGATCGCCGAGCTGGCCGCCCAGTCCGCGGGCGGGCAGTCGGTGGGCATCTACCAGGACTCGCTGGCCAAGGAGATGGCCTACGTCATCGACCACGCCGACGCCACCTTCCTGGTGGTGGAGGACCAGGAGCAGGTGGACAAGATCCTCGAGGTGCGCGACCAGATCCCCAAGGTGCGCCGCCTCATCTACTACGACCCGAAGGGGCTGCGCACGTACACCGACCCGTGGCTGCTCTACTTCCCCGACGTGCTGGAGATGGGCCGGGAGTACGGCCGGAAGCACCCGGGGCTGTTCGAGGAGATGGTGGCCGCCGGCTCGGGGGAGGACACCGCCATCCTCTGCTACACGTCCGGCACCACCGGCCACCCCAAGGGGGCGATGCTGAGCCATCGGAACCTCCTGGCGATGGGCGACACGATCCAGACGGTGGACCCGCTGACGCCCGAAGACGACTTCCTCTCGTTCCTGCCCCTGGCCTGGATCGGCGAGCAGATGACCGCCCTGGCGATGCACCTCTCCATCGGGTTCACGGTGAACTTCCCCGAGGAGCCCGACACGGTGCAGGAGAACCTGCGGGAGATCGGGCCGCACGTGATGTTCTCGCCCCCGCGCATCTGGGAGGACATGGTGACCCGGGTGCAGGTGAAGATCCAGGACGCCGGCTGGCTGAAGCGGAAGCTCTGGGAGTTCTTCCAGCCCGTGGGCCTCCGGGTGGCCGACCTCCGCTTCGCCAGGAAGCCCGTGCCCCTCAAAGATCGCCTGCTTTACGCCCTGGGCGAGTTCCTGATGTTCAGCGCCATCAAGGACCACCTGGGCCTCTCCCGGCTGCGGCGGGCCTACACGGGCGGCGCCGCCCTGGGGCCGGACGTCTTCCGGTTCTACCACGCCCTGGGCGTCAACCTCAAGCAGATCTACGGCCAGACGGAGATCGTGGGCATCGCGGTGCTCCACCGGGACGACGCGATCCGCTTCCACACGGTGGGCACGCCGCTGCCCGGCGGCGAGATGGCGATCTCGCCTGAGGGGGAGATCCTCCTCAGGAGCCCGGCCGTCTTCCAGGGCTACTACAAGATGCCCGAGGAGAGCGCGCGGGCCCTGGCCGGCGGCTGGCTGCACACCGGCGACGCCGGCTACATCGAGGAGGAGTCGGGCCAGCTGGTGGTGATCGACCGGCTGAAGGACGTGATGCGCCTCAGCACCGGCGAGATCTTCTCGCCCAACTTCATCGAGAACAAGCTGAAGTTCTCGCCCTACATCAAGGAAGCGGTGACGGTGGGCGACGGCCGCTCCTACGTGGTGGCGATGATCAACATCGACCTGCAGTCGGTGGGCCACTGGGCCGAGAGCCGCGCCATCCCCTACACCACGTATCAGGACCTGTCGCAGAAGGGGCCCGTGCTGGACCTGATCGCCGGCGAGATCGCCCGCGTCAACGCCGACCTGCCCGAGGCGGCTCGCATCCGGTCGTTCGTCATCCTGCACAAGGAGCTGGACGCGGACGACGAGGAGCTCACCCGCACCCGCAAGCTGCGCCGGGCCTTCGTCTACGCCAAGTACGACCCGGTGATCCAGGGGCTGTACAGCCGGGCGAAGGAGATCCCGGTGCAGAGCAAGGTGCGCTACCGCGACGGCCGGGAGGCCGTGATCGAGACGGTGCTGCAGGTGCGCGAGATCCTGCCCGTCCCGGAGGAGTCCGGGCAGCGGGCAGCAGGGGGAGGGGGAGCGGTATGA